The following is a genomic window from Aquificota bacterium.
TAAAGCCAAGTTCTTTAAGGGCTTTCCTTACAGGCAAGGAAGAGGTATAAGAGACCCATACACCCTCCTTATGCATAAGCCTTTTTATCTCTTTTAAGAAGTCAAGGCTCCAAAGCTCTGGATTTCTGTAAGGTGAAAAGCCATCATGAAAAACCGCATGGGCTTCAAAGTCTTTTATCTTCTTTATACTTTCCCTTGCATCCCCAAGGTAAAGCTTAAAACTTACACCATCTTCCTCAAAGCTGGGAAGCTTTTCCAAAATATTTTTGTGGATGCTTCTAAACTCTTTTGGCATTGGTGGAATTTGAGCAGGCACTTCCTTCTCAAGGGATATTATTTCAATCTCTATAAGTGGGTTTATCTCTTTTAACTTTTTGATGGCTACAGCCACATTATAGCCAAGTCCAAAGCCAATATCTAAGATGTTTATCCTTTTGAGGCTTTGTACCTTCTCCAAAAGTCCAGAAGGGTTAAAAAACTTTTCAAGACATTCCCTTATGGCACCGGCAGATAGGCTATGGTATGGTTCTCCGTAGTGGGAATGTATAAGAGTAAAATCACCTTCCTGTGTTTTCATAATTCCAGACCCTTCAAGGGAAGGCTTCAACCAAGATTTTAGCTCTAAAACCATAGTGCCTAATCTCTCTTCGGGTATATATATGCCTTCTCTTGCTAAATAGACTTCTATAACCCTTTCAACCTCCATAATTTCAATTATTTTAGACCTACACGTTGAGTGAGAAATTAAAGCCGTGGGCTTCCTGCCTGTTGATTTTTTAAATGTAGTGGCATGCTGATGCGTGCCTTAAAAATGGTTAAAATTTAACTATGGTATGAAGGGTTTTGAATGGACGCCACATAGAATATTGCTGACTTCCTACTTAGTAGTAATACTCATAGGCTCCGTCCTTATATATCTTTCCACCACAAGGCCCATAAGCTACTTGGACGCCCTTTTTACAGCCACCTCTGCCACCACAGTAACGGGTCTTGTAGTGCTTGACACGGAAAAGGACCTAAACTTCTTCGGAAAGGTTGTGGTATTGGCCCTTATTCAAATAGGTGGCCTTGGATATATGACCCTTACCACTTACTTCTTTATAGCCCTTAGGAAGAGGCTTGGTTTGAGAGATAGGCTTATGCTGGCAGAGTCTTTTAACTATCCCGGTATGCATGGGCTTGTAAGGTTTATAAAAAGGATTATACCCCTTGTTTTCTTTATTGAGTTTCTTGGCATGCTTGCCCTCTTCCCGCCCTTTCTGTTTAAACTGAGGGACCCAGCAGGGGCCTTTTTTGCAAGCCTATTTCATTCTGTTTCCGCCTTCAACAACGCCGGCTTTTCCACCTTTTCTGATAACCTTATGGGTTTTAGGGGAAATGTATGGGTAAACTTGGTTATAAGCCTTTTGATAATCCTTGGTGGGTTGGGCTTTTATGTTATATACGAGCTAATACTCTACAAAAGGGGTGAGATAAGGAGGATTTCTACACATACAAAGCTTGTCTTTTTGTCTTCTTCCTTTCTTATTCTTATAGGCTTTATTTTCCTTCTTTTTGACCTGTGGCGCTTCAAAGATATGTCTTTGGGAGAAAAGGTGCTTGCAAGCTTCTTTCATAGCGTTTCTGCCAGAACGGCCGGCTTTAACACCATAGATATTGCAAAGCTTTCTGAGGCATCCCAGTTTTTGATAATAAACCTTATGTTTGTGGGAGCTTCTCCCGGTGGCACTGGTGGGGGCATAAAAACCATAACGGCTGTGGTGGTCTTTTTGGCTGTGCTTTCTTATATAAAGGGTAGGCAAGATGTGGTAGTCTTTGGAAGGAGGCTCATAGAAGTTCAAGTGCATAGGGCTATGGTTATACTTAGCTTGGCCTTTGCCTACAACACTATTGTGGCCATGCTTCTGGCAGAGATTGAAAACATAAAACTATTGCCCGCTCTCTTTGAGACGGTATCGGCCTTTGCTACTGTGGGGCTTTCTTTGGGCAATCCTAAGGGCCTTAGCCTCTCTGCAGACTTTTCTCCCTTGGGTAAAGGCCTTATAATTCTAAGCATGCTCATAGGAAGGGTGGGCCTGCTTGGCTTTATGCTTGCCCTTGTGGGTAAAGAAAAACCAACTCATGTAAAACTTCCTGAGGCGAGGCTTTTGATATGAAGAAGGTTTTTGGAGTTATTGGACTTGGAAGGTTCGGTTTTAACGTGGCAAAGACCTTGGCCGAAGGCGGTGCGGAGGTTATAGCCTGTGATGTGGATGAGGAGAAGGTAAAGGCCATAGCGGAGCTTGTATCTCAAGCCTTCATACTTGATGCCACCGATGAAAAGGCCCTAAAGGAGTCTGGCATAGCCAATGCGGATGTGGTGATAGTGAGCATAGGTGAGAACATAGAGGCGAGCATACTGGTGGTGGTCCAGCTTATGGAGCTTGGAGTAAAGGAGATTATAGCAAAGGCGGTAAATCCTCTTCATGGAAGGATATTGGAGAGGCTTGGTATAAGCAGGGTCATACATCCAGAAAGGGATATGGCCATAAGGCTTGCCCACTCTCTACTTGTAGGTGGCTTTATAGAGGAGATACCCATAGCAGAAAACTACAGCATCTTTGAGATGCTACCACCACAAAGGCTTCATAATAAAGCACTTAAGGACATTGACCTAAGGAGGAAGTACGATATCACCGTTCTGGCCATAAAGAGGGGTGAAAGGTTTATAGTAAACCCATCGGGTGATGAGGTAGTGCTTCCAAACGACATACTTGTAGTATTGGGCAACAGGGAGAGGATAGTATCCTTGTGATAATATTCTATGCTAATGCGTAAGCTTTTGCTTCTTCTTCTCTTTGTTCTTCTTGGTGCCTTTGTGCTTATCTTTGCCATAAACAAGGGGGGAGAAAAGTATGCGGTGGTGGAAGAAAAGGAGATAAAGAGGTTGGTCTATGGCTCTGGCTATGCCAGAAGCAAGGATTATGTGCTTTTGAAGGCCGAGGTCTCTGGCTATATAAAGGAGGTCCTTGTAGAGGAGGGGGATTATGTAAAGAGGGGGCAGGTGCTTGCCCTTATGGACAGTGGCCCACTGGAAGAAAGCATAAAAGAAGTCTCTGAAAGGTTAAGCCTTGCAAGAGAGAGGTCAAGGGAGGACTCTCCCTATCTTAAAAGCTTGGAAAAGGCCTTAGAATCTGCCAAAGTAAGCATGGAAAACTCCAAAAGTGCCTTTGAAAGAAGGGAAAGGCTCTTTTCACAGGGGCTAATACCAAGGGAAGCCTACGAACAGAGTAAAACCCAGTATGAGATAGCCAAAAGAGAGTATGAGAGGGCAAAGAATGCTTATGAAGATGCTATAAGGTCCATAAACACCGAAAAAAGAGTGCTTGAAGCGGACCTAAAAAGACTTTTGAAAGAAAAGGAAAAGTATGTTATAAGAAGTCCCATAGAGGGCTATGTTCTCAAAAAGTATGTAAGCAAGGGTGATTATATAAACCATATAAGCCAAGACAATAAGCTTTTCTCCATAGGTTCAAGGGATTGGGAGGTTTGGCTGGAGGTGGATGAAGAGTATGCGGGGCTTGTAAAGGAGGGGCAAAGGGTGGTCCTTAAGCTGGATGCCTACCCAGATAGGACCTTTGAGGGGAGGGTGGCAAAGATAATAAGGGAGGTAGACAGAAGCAGAAAGCTCATCACCGTAAAGGTCCTTGCAGGCCTTCCAAAGGAAACACCCTTTGGCGCCACAGTGGACGGCCAGATAGAGGTGGAAAACAAAAAGATGCTTCTAATTCCGGCAAGCGCCTACAGGGATGGCTATGTGCTTGTCTATGATGGCATAAGGAAGATAAGGGTGCCGGTAGAAGTTGGAGAGAGGTTTGGTGAGTATATTGAGGTAAAAAGTGGCCTACGGCCCGGTCAAAGGGTTGTCTTGCCATGAACTATATCCTCTTTGTGGCCTTTAAGATGCTTCTTGAGAGAAAAAGGCAAACCTTGGTCTCCATCTTGGGCGTTTCTGTGGGTGTTTGCGCCTTTATAGTGATGAGCTCCCTCATGCTTGGCTTTCAAAACTACTTTATACAGCAGGTCATAGACTTGGAGCCTCACATAAAGATAAAGCCAAGGGAAGAAGAGCAAGAGGTGGAAAAATACGCCATCCTTCTTGGTGCAAAGCCAAAGGAAAAGGACAGGATACTTGGCTGGCAGGAGATCATAAAGGAGCTGGAAGAAAACCCACAGGTGGTAGGCAGTGCGGAAAGGCTCATAAGCAGGGGGATTTTAAAGTATGGTATAAAGGACAAGCCCATAACGCTCATTGGCATAAACCCGCAGAGGGAGCCGAGGGCTTCTGTGATAGAGAGGTTCCTTGTCTATAAAAGACTTGATAAGCTTGAGACAAACAGGACTGGTGTGATAATTGGCAGTCTTGTGGCAAGGAGCCTTGGGATAAAAGAGCTTGGCAAAAAACTTGTGCTTGTGGCACCAAACGGGAAAAGCCTTTTGGTGAGCGTGGAGGACTTTTTTGACTCTGGCATAACCAACATAGATGATACAAGGGTGTATATAAACATAAAAACCCTTCAAAGCCTTTTGGAAAGACAGGGAGAAGTAAACGAGATAGTGCTTAAGATAAGGGATGTGGACAGTGCAGAAAGGCTTGCAAGAGAGCTAAAAGAGAAAATACCCTACGAGGTGGAAAGCTGGCAAAGGGCCTACAGGAACTTTTTAAGCATCTTCAAAATCCAAAACATCATAACCTACATGATAGTCTTTGCCATCTTGACCGTTTCGGCCTTTGGCATCTTTAACATAATCATGATGACAGTCCTTGAGAAGAAAAAGGATATTGCCATACTTATGGCCATGGGCTTTACAAGAAGGGACATACTTTTTATCTTTGTGGTGCAGGGCCTCATAATAGGATTGCTTGGTGCCATAATAGGCTCTTTTCTTGGCTTTGGATTGCAAGAATACCTTGAGTCTGTGAGGCTTGATGTGGAGGGTCTAATAAGGACCAAGGGCTTTGTGCTGGACAGAAGCCCAATCCTTTACCTATATGCCTTTGCCTTCTCCCTCTTCTTCTCCCTTTTGGCAAGCCTATATCCTTCCTACAGAGCAAGCAGGCTGAACCCTGTGGACATCTTTAGAAGCCAATGATTGAACTAAGGGGAGTAAAAAAAGTCATAGGACAAGAGGAGATACTAAAAGGCATTGACATTGAAATAAAAAAAGGTGAGTTTGTGGCCATCATAGGTGCGAGCGGTTCTGGAAAAAGCTCCATGCTATACATAATGGGACTTTTAGATAGGCCCACAGAGGGGGAGGTTTTCTTTGAGGAGGAAAGGATAGACTTCTCCGAGGAAGAAAAGATATCCAAAATAAGAAACCAGAAGATAGGCTTTGTCTTTCAATTCCATTATCTTTTGCCAGAGTTTAGCCTTTTGGAGAATGTGATGATACCAGCCATAAGGCTTGGGATGAAAAGAGAGGAAGCAAGGGAGAGGGCCTATGAGCTTTTGAGGAGGCTTGGCCTTGGTGGAAAGGAGAATAGGAAGATATACCAAATATCGGGAGGTGAGATGCAAAGGGTTGCCATAGCAAGGGCACTTATAAACAAACCCTTGGTTATCCTTGCAGACGAGCCTACAGGAAACTTAGACAGCAAAAACACCCAAGCGGTCATGGACATATTCAAAGACATAAACTCTGAAGGCACCACCATAGTGATGGTGACCCATGAACTGGAACTTGCCAAACAGGCGCACAGGATTGTGGAGATGAGGGACGGAAGAATACTATAAGGGCTTTTTTTAAAATTATTTGAAGCATACCTCTTGCGTGCAAAAACTCTTTGAGACAAAAACACAAAAACTTACTTTATCATCTCTTAATCATCCGTGAACCTACTTTTTAGGTTCATAACCTTTTGGATAAGATATATCAAGGCTTAGAAGCCTTTTTGCGAAAAATTCTCAATTCCCAACTGGAGGTTCGCGGAAATTTTGCTCCACTTGAACCACTTGACAGATTCCTAAAATTGGTGTATTATCTATATTAGCTTTAGGTGGTAGGTGTTGGGTTTTATCTGAACTATGTGGGATGTAAAGGTGAGACTGTTTATCGCTTCTTCTTTCATAAAGTTGGTTTTATCTGAACTATGTGGGATGTAAAGCAACACCATCCACTTCAAGAACAAACTCTTTTTCTGTGTTTTATCTGAACTATGTGGGATGTAAAGTTGAGACGGGCAAATTCTCAATGGGGTTTAGCTCAAGTTTTATCTGAACTATGTGGGATGTAAAGGGCTCTGCCCATATCTTCACTCCATTCTTTTGTTTTAGTTTTATCTGAACTATGTGGGATGTAAAGTAGTAATTGTCTGTGTAAAAGCAGTACTCAACCGGTGTTTTATCTGAACTATGTGGGATGTAAAGTTCTCATCAATACCTACAATATTATTAGCATGTGAAATAGTTTTATCTGAACTATGTGGGATGTAAAGTCTTCCTTTACAACTATTTCCTGCCCTAAAGCCCTTAGTTTTATCTGAACTATGTGGGATGTAAAGTGGGATGTAAAGTAAGAAGCCTATTCAAAAAGCTTAACAGCTTCCCTTAAAACCATATCCACCTTCTCTTGGCTTGGCATCTCCACATATATCCTTATGAGTGGTTCTGTGCCAGAGGCTCTAAGGAGAAGCCAGCCATCATCCTCAAAGATGAGCTTTAGGCCATCAAGGGTATTTACCTTAAAAACCTTAAAGTCTCCAAGCTTCTCTGGTGGGTTCTTTATAAGTTCTTTTAGCCTTTCCTTTTTGTCCTCTTCCGCATGAAGGTCCACTCTCTTATAGTAGGCCTCTCCGTATTCTTTAAAGATTTCTTCTATTATTCCAGAGAGGGGCTTGTCCTTTAACATAATAAGCTCCAGAAGGTTCAAACCAGTAAAAAGTCCATCCCTTTCTGGAAGAAAATCCACAATGCCATATCCACCGCTCTCCTCACCACCAAAGAGGACCTTTTCTCTTATTATGACCTCGTTTATGTTCTTAAAGCCCACTGCCACCTCTTTTAGCTCCACGCCGAAGGCCTTGCATATCCTGTCAGCAAGGTAGGTGGTGGAGACTGTTTTTACCACCAGACCATCCCTTAGCCCTTTGTTCTTCAAGAGATGATAAAGCAAAAGCACATAGATGAGCTGTGAGTTTACAAAGTTCCCTTTTTCATCCACAAGGGCTATCCTGTCTCCATCTCCGTCGTTGGCTATGCCAAGGTCTGCACCAAGGGACCTAACTTTAAGGATTAGTGGTTGAAGATGCTTTTCTACAGGTTCTGGCGCATGGCCTCCAAAGAGGGGGTCCCTGTAGCTTCTTATGTTTATAACAGAGGTCTTTGTGCCGGTGAGTATATGAGAATAGGTGCCAAGGGCAGAACCATACATGGCATCATGGACCAAAAGCATATCCCTTTGTGATAATAGCTCCATGTTTATCCTGTTTTTTACCTCCCTCATATACTCTCCCCAGATGTTTATATACTCTGGCTTAAAGTTCTCCGGCTTTATATCTTCTGAAATCTCTTTTTCTACCTCCGATATAAACTCTGGTGTGGCAGAGCCACCAAAATAGTCCTTTATCTTGTAGCCGTTATACTCCGGCGGATTGTGAGATGCGGTTATCATAACGCCGTTATCAAAGCCCATATACTTGACGGCAAAGGAGACCATGGGGGTGGTGCAAGCCTTGTTGGCAAGATAACATTCAAAACCAAGGGTTCTAAAGACCTTATAGACCTCAAGGGCAAAATGCTCCGACATAAATCGGTTATCATAGCCCACTATAACTTTATTCTTTCCTTTCCTTTGAAGCACCTTGGCATGGGCATAGGCAACCCTTCTTACGTTTTCAAAGGTAAAGCTTTCGCCTATTATGGCTCTCCATCCATCGGTGCCAAACTTTATCATTTTTGTCCTCCTTGAGGTATGTTTATTATGGGGGTCATCCTTGTATCATATGGGATTAGTATGATGGTGTTGTTGGGGCTTTTGGCATACTCTTGAATGTTCTCTATAAACTTCCAAGTAAGGTATTCTTTGGTTAAAGAGCCGGCTATTATTCTGTTTGCTTCCGCTATACCTTGCGCCTCCACCTTTTTCCTTTCGGCCTCCAGTCTTTCCTTTTCCAAAAGAAACTGCATCCTTTGGGCCTCTTCGTAAGCTTTGCGCTTTTCTTCTATTGCCCTTACCACGCTTTCTGGTAGCCTTATATCCCTTATTAGCACATCTTCAAGGATTAGATACCTTTTCATGAGCTGGTTTTCCACCTCCCTTTTTATCTTCTCTTGGAGCTTTGTCCTCTCCTGATAGACCACCGAGCTTTCCATCTCCGCTATGGCATCCCTAACAGAGGTTCTAACTATCTGTTTTATAAGCTTCTCTTCGTAATCTGGACCGTATTCTCTGAGGAGCTCGGGGGCCTTTTTCCCATCCACCCTATAAAGCACGGCCACATCCATGTTTACAGGCAAGCCGTCCTTTGAAAGGGAGCTTATGGGGTTGTTCTTTTCTCTTGTAAACTCCACAGCCCTTGTCCTTATCTCCACCTTTTCCACGCTTTGAACTATGGGTATTCTAAGGTGCAAGCTCTCCCACATGGGCGTGGGGTCTATCTTTCCCAAGGTCCTCTTCACACCCACAAAGCCAGAGGGTATTATAACAAAGGGATTGCCTATGAAGAACAGCAGAAGTATTAGTATGGGCAAAACCACGAGGTATGGCATAGACCTTAAGCCTTCTGTATTTACTTTTTTCATACTTTACCCCTCCATGCTTCTATTATACACACTGGCTAAAAATTCCTCGTCCGGGCTTTAAGGACTATTATAATTTTTTATGGTGCTGTAGATGATTTCACAAGAAGTTTTAAAAGAGGCTCTTAAAAAGAACAAGCTGAAAAGCGAGGTTTATGGAGACTTAGAATACCTTCGCTTTACCGACGACTTTAAGGATATACCAAGGGGTACTGTGCTTTTGAAGGATACCATCCTTTGGGGCTATCCTCACATAGGCAGGATATTCCAGCTTTCCACAGGCATAAGGGAGCAGTTTGAAGGGCCCTTTTGGGTGGAGGAAAAGGTAGATGGCTACAACGTTAGGGTCTTTATGCACAATGGAGAGGTCTATGCCCTTACAAGGGGTGGTTATGTATGCGCCTTTACCACTGATAGGGTAAAGGATTTTGTAAATCTGGAGGTCTTTGAAAAGTACCCAGACCTTGTTTTGTGTATGGAAGTGGCTGGCCCAGAAAACCCTTATGTGGAAGAAAGTCCGCCATACATCAAGGAAGACATAGCCTTTTTCCTTTTTGATATTATGCAAAAAAATCAAAAAAGCTTTCTACCTTATAGAGAAAAGCTAAGGATAATAGAGGAGTTTAACCTTCCAAGCGTGGAAAGGTATGGCTTATACACTCCAGAGCAGGTGGAAGACCTAAAAAATCTTCTCAAAAGGCTAAACGAAGAAAAGAGAGAAGGTGTTGTGCTAAAGGAAGACTCGGAAAGGGACAAGAGGGTAAAGTACATAACAAGCTACGCAAACCTTAACGATATAAGGATAACTTCCCTTAACATGCTTGGCCTTCCTGCAGATTACTATACCAACAGGCTCTTGAGGCTTGTGCTATTTTTGGAGGAGGAGGGCCTAAAAGGGGATGAAGAATTGCAAAAAGAACTTGGAAAAGCCTTTCTTGATGGGCTTTTTGAAGCTTGCAGGATGGCAAGGGAAGAGGGAAAGGTTTATAGAGTCTTTAGGTGTAGGTTTAGAAGTAGGGAAAAGGCTTTGGTATTCTTAGAGCAGATAAAACATGCATCCACACACATACAAGTGAATATGTTATCCCTTGAAAAGGAAGGAGATTTTTGGGTGCTTGAGTTTGAAAAGGTTTTCCTCAACATGACAGGCCTTTTGGGCTACCTTTTGAAAGGCGGATCGCTTATAGACTAAACCTCTACAGTAAGCTTTCAAGCATATGCCTAAAGCCCTTTGGGTCTATAAGTTTTATACCCACCTTATCAGCCCAATTTCTCAAACCCTCATCACCAGACACCAAAATGGCATCAAGCTCATAGGCAAGCAAAAGCACATCAAGGTCCTCTTTACTATCTATTATGCCAGCCCTTAGGGCTTCTCTATACTTCTCCCTTAGCTTGTTTATGAGCCTTCCCACATCTTCCTCGCTCATCCTTCCCGCTTCCTTTGTATGCTCTTCTGCAATCCTAAGCCCTTTGTTTATCCTGTATCGCACCTCTTCTATAAACTCATAAAGGAACTCTGCTGGCACCATCAGGTTAAACCTTCTGGGAGACCTTATCCTTACAGCAAGCTCAAACTTTGGCCTAAGGCTTCCAAGCTCTACCATCTTGTTAAACTCTTCATATACAGAGGTTGGCATATAGAACCTTGCTTTACTATGAAGTGCCAAAGATATGAAGTTTTCTATGGCTCCTATCTGGTCCTTTTCAAACTGGGTGTATATGTCTGGATTGGTAAAGATGCTTGTATCCAGCACAAAAATTTCTATGCCCTTTTCCATGATTTATATTTTATAACTAAAGAAAACGCCGGGTGAGAAATTAGACCTCAAGTTCACCCCTCCTGTAATAACTATATCCAATAGCATAAGCATATACATACACAAGCACACAAGTTAAAGTCCTCCACCCACTACCAGCATTAAAAAGCTTTATCTGACTTATAACACCTTCCACTACCTGCCTTTTTGCCCTCATCTCCCTACTACCACACACAATCACACCTTCACAACCCCTATAACCCCTATCTCCATACACCACACAACTCTCCACAAGCTTCCTAAACCATAAACTCCTTCTCTTCCTTTCCCTAAATGCCCTAACCTCATGCACACTTCCAAAGCTTATCCACACATCATAAACTCTTCCCCACCTATCACATAACACCATCATCAACATGCCATACCTGACCTCCTCAAACTCCACTACCTTCCCATTGTCTCTCCGAACTATCTTCCTTCTCCTCTTTGCCCACCATACCTTCCCTCTTACCCTCCTTATCTTCTGTGTCCTCGCCCTGTTTACATTGGCTATGTCCACTATGGTTCCATCTATTACAAGTTCTATCTTCTTACCATACAAAAGCCTTGCTAAAATCATAAGCCTCAGCTTGTGAAGCTTGTATTCTCTCAATATCCTGTATACTCTCTTGAGTCTGTATCTTCTGAAGATATGCCATGATTGTATGGATGGGTCAATAAGTAGTTTAGCTAAGGTGAGGACTTTTGTATTGGTTATGTAGGAGAGTATAAAGATGGCTGCTATATGGATGTCTGTGAGTTTAGGCTTTCTGCCTGCTTTAGCTTTTGGCACATTAAGGAATGGCAAGGCATTTTCAAGGTCTTTTAGGATTTGTTGGTAGATGCGTAGGTAAGGTGGTATAATTTCCATGATAAAAACCTCCGATGGTTTTTAGGGCTACTATTATAGTAGCCCTGCTGTCTTTTTATTGATATGGAAGGTTTAGCTTAAAGGGAATTTCTCACTCGGCGTATGATTTATATTTTATAACTAAAGAAAGAGCCAAAGATTGCAGAAGTCTTAAAAAAAGCTGGATTGCTTTAAGGTTTAAATTGACAAGGACTTTCCCAAGGTTTATGATTTTAACTATGAGAAGGGTATTCTTACTGCTTATAACACTGCTAAGCTTTTATAGTCTTTCCACAGCCAAGGAAGTGCCTTTTACACAGGAGGACAGAGACAAGCTCAGAAACATAGAAATAAAGGTTGAAAGGCTTGAAGTTAAAGTAGAAGAAGGTCAGAAAGCTTTGCAAGCGCAGATAGATGGACTTCAAAAACAGATTGATGGACTTCAAAGACAGGTGGATGGATTACAAAAACAGATAGACGAACTTAGGAGCGATTTTAGAACCTATATGAGTATAGTGATAGGAAGCATTATAGCCCTTGTGGGATTTATCATATGGGATAGAAGAACTGCCATATCTCCGGTGGTAAAAAAGACGAAAGAACTTGAGGACAGAGGTGATAAAATTGAAAAAGTTTTAAAAGATTTAGCAAAAGAAGACCCAAAGATTGCAGAAGCTTTAAAAAGGGCTGGGTTGTTATAGTTTGATTTGTTTGAATATGGGAAAATGGAGACTTTGGTAAATAAATCCATAAAAGGATTTTCGGGAAATATTTGAAACCTTTATTGCAACCATTTTGAGAATCTACGCACTTAGGTAATACTTGCTAAAAGCCTACAGGCTAAATCATTCCATCCTACACTTCCAAAAACCTATATTTATATCCTATGTATAGGGACCTAAACTCGCAGACGCAAAAGGATCTAAAGGAGTACTTTCAAAACCAAGACTACATGGTTATTGCCGTTCCAAAGGAGGACCTCATAAGAGTGTATGCCCTTAGGGCTACCAATACGGTGGAGACGGCAAGGAGGCTCCACTCCTTAGAAGGGGAAGAGTTAAAGCTTATGGCTTACAGCATACTATCCGCCTTGCTTTTGACTTCTTTGGTTAAGCATGCCACAAACCAAAAGGTGCTTTTCAAAATACAGAACGATAGTGGTGTGGTGGTGGCAGAAGCGGATGGTATGGGAAGGGTAAGGGGTTTTATGGAGGGCTATCCTTTGGAGGACTGGTCTTCTGGAACCCTTACGGTGGTAAAGGAGCTAAGGCTTGGCACACCCTATACAAGCATAGTGCCAGTGGTGGGAAGGAATGTAAAGGAGGCCCTTTCCTATTATTTTGAACAGTCGGAGCAAACAAGGACCTACATAGACATGTATGTAAAGACCGATGGCGAAAGGGTGCAAGAGGCCTTGGCCTACTTGGTGCAGGTTTTGGGTGGTGCAAGGGAGGAATCGGTCCGTAAGATAGAAGAGAACATAAAAAGCCTTAGCCTTGAGGGCCTAAGGCCCGAAGATATTGCCATGGCAATCCTAAGGGATATGGAGCCAAGGCTCATAGGCCTAAAGGAGGTAGAGTATTACTGCCCTTGTTCTGAAGAGATAGCAAGGTCAAGCCTTTTGCTTTTGAGTGAGGAGGAGTTGGAAGACATATTGAATGAGGGGCCCGCAGAGGTGGTGTGTAAATTCTGTAAAAAGATATACCGCTTTAGCAAGGAACAGCTTATGCTATAATTTTTTACTAAGTCCGCACCTTTCCCCGTTGGGTTGCCCTTAAATAGGGTTTGGGAAAGGGTGGCAAAACCCAAGGAGGTAAGTATGGCAGTAATATCTATGAGAGACCTTTTGGAAACTGGTGTCCACTTTGGACACTCAAAGAGCAGGTGGAACCCCAAGATGGCTCCCTTTCTTTATGGGGTTCGCAACGGCATACACATAATAGACCTAAACAAGACGGTGGTCTACCTTGAGCAGGCTTACCACTTTGTGGCGGACAGCGTGGCTCAGGGTGCAGAAGTGCTTTTTGTAGGCACCAAAAAGCAGGCCAAGGATGTAATTAGGGAAGAGGCAGAAAGGGCTGGCGTGCCTTATGTAAATGAAAGGTGGGTTGGAGGACTCCTTACCAACTTTAGAACGGTGCGTAAAAGCATACTAAAGCTCCACACCCTTGAAAGGATGGAGGCCGAAGGCGTCTTTGATGTGCTTCCCAAAAAGGAGGTAAGGGCCCTTAGGAGAAAGATGGAAAGGTT
Proteins encoded in this region:
- the rpsB gene encoding 30S ribosomal protein S2, whose amino-acid sequence is MAVISMRDLLETGVHFGHSKSRWNPKMAPFLYGVRNGIHIIDLNKTVVYLEQAYHFVADSVAQGAEVLFVGTKKQAKDVIREEAERAGVPYVNERWVGGLLTNFRTVRKSILKLHTLERMEAEGVFDVLPKKEVRALRRKMERLKKLYGGIVNMERIPNILWVVDTVRENIAIQEAKKLGITVVAIADSNCDPDLIDYPIPGNDDAIKSIKLLTSKIADAILEGKQRRESLGEEAVEVTRRKVITVEEEEKALFEKAMEMSEKYEYIDKGAEEEE
- a CDS encoding RNA ligase partner protein, coding for MEIFVLDTSIFTNPDIYTQFEKDQIGAIENFISLALHSKARFYMPTSVYEEFNKMVELGSLRPKFELAVRIRSPRRFNLMVPAEFLYEFIEEVRYRINKGLRIAEEHTKEAGRMSEEDVGRLINKLREKYREALRAGIIDSKEDLDVLLLAYELDAILVSGDEGLRNWADKVGIKLIDPKGFRHMLESLL
- a CDS encoding prohibitin family protein; translation: MKKVNTEGLRSMPYLVVLPILILLLFFIGNPFVIIPSGFVGVKRTLGKIDPTPMWESLHLRIPIVQSVEKVEIRTRAVEFTREKNNPISSLSKDGLPVNMDVAVLYRVDGKKAPELLREYGPDYEEKLIKQIVRTSVRDAIAEMESSVVYQERTKLQEKIKREVENQLMKRYLILEDVLIRDIRLPESVVRAIEEKRKAYEEAQRMQFLLEKERLEAERKKVEAQGIAEANRIIAGSLTKEYLTWKFIENIQEYAKSPNNTIILIPYDTRMTPIINIPQGGQK
- a CDS encoding Hsp33 family molecular chaperone HslO, producing the protein MYRDLNSQTQKDLKEYFQNQDYMVIAVPKEDLIRVYALRATNTVETARRLHSLEGEELKLMAYSILSALLLTSLVKHATNQKVLFKIQNDSGVVVAEADGMGRVRGFMEGYPLEDWSSGTLTVVKELRLGTPYTSIVPVVGRNVKEALSYYFEQSEQTRTYIDMYVKTDGERVQEALAYLVQVLGGAREESVRKIEENIKSLSLEGLRPEDIAMAILRDMEPRLIGLKEVEYYCPCSEEIARSSLLLLSEEELEDILNEGPAEVVCKFCKKIYRFSKEQLML
- a CDS encoding RNA ligase, which produces MISQEVLKEALKKNKLKSEVYGDLEYLRFTDDFKDIPRGTVLLKDTILWGYPHIGRIFQLSTGIREQFEGPFWVEEKVDGYNVRVFMHNGEVYALTRGGYVCAFTTDRVKDFVNLEVFEKYPDLVLCMEVAGPENPYVEESPPYIKEDIAFFLFDIMQKNQKSFLPYREKLRIIEEFNLPSVERYGLYTPEQVEDLKNLLKRLNEEKREGVVLKEDSERDKRVKYITSYANLNDIRITSLNMLGLPADYYTNRLLRLVLFLEEEGLKGDEELQKELGKAFLDGLFEACRMAREEGKVYRVFRCRFRSREKALVFLEQIKHASTHIQVNMLSLEKEGDFWVLEFEKVFLNMTGLLGYLLKGGSLID